From the Toxoplasma gondii ME49 chromosome VIIa, whole genome shotgun sequence genome, one window contains:
- a CDS encoding DnAK-TPR (encoded by transcript TGME49_202020~Gene product name based on ToxoDB Community Expert Annotation. PMID:21281637), translating to MAAVVTGSDMLLGFELGSQMSVVASGTRDGADRAVNKGGLDKMVARRFIPSSIAYAGKVRLFGEEAEARVNAEPNDTIMELPLWIPVHTVEQAKALETRLAFCPSVQVGLLSDGELLFHVDFNNQQLKIPLPVAVGAFVGRLHTAGLHLSGACSTEQNMSGIDLIRHMHQHRHLPHIGVLVVPSSITEKDLMILTAAQGVEKGPSIMLSRISALINWWCCEKLPAEYESLIRLQSATGASVKEKGVVHVALVDVGFSEISVAVIELRTASTEQDPLVVRQPQKQVSVKVLGSATAGDIGVLDAVNELAKHLRHHIKERFHEEIRTKTARYWRMSKACMKAIRALCDVNQAAIDLKFILKNSDVRYDITRKHFDKLCAPLQAKLRAFLEETFSKAGVAGTNVVAADVLNSLARSAWIHSTIAEAVHCEVKAGKAAKVRWVEDGGAGAALGAVYWAADKKYVDNLVDRNPPYRTDKLLWMTAMETDIQKVEQGELERRYLLAHFESYAFEIQQAAMTVKEGLVRNAEQLKKEIKDAETALGALHQAPLEEVKHAYENFRSYLMNSEPRLFEAIENERATRIGQAKGIDPRRTMDIVVSQLGQESNAKLPNAVLLKRAKRDTEEASQLLTDGQTDLAVYLANQSLGYLSNMDAKTASDADKTAAIELQLHNYLQLAKAQTTEAVEDRAIDYRSTLLTQALDNCNKALAIDSKNADALFQRSAAYMSMNDFSRAKADVDAGLAIVPGSETGKALSAEITERQHSHTA from the exons ATGGCGGCCGTCGTGACAGGTAGTGATATGTTGCTTGGATTCGAGTTGGGCTCGCAGATGAGCGTCGTCGCAAGTGGCACTCGCGATGGTGCCGATAGAGCGGTGAATAAGGGAGGCTTGGACAAGATGGTCGCGCGGCGTTTTATCCCTTCCTCTATTGCGTACGCGGGCAAAGTCCG CTTGTTCggtgaggaggcggaggcgagagtAAACGCGGAACCGAACGATACCATTATG GAATTGCCGTTGTGGATTCCCGTACACACGGTGGAACAGGCTAAGGCATTGGAAACTCGCCTTGCTTTTTGCCCGAGCGTTCAAGTGGGTCTCCTCAGTGATGGGGAACTGCTTTTTCACGTTGATTTCAACAACCAGCAACTCAAA ATCCCCTTGCCAGTAGCCGTTGGAGCGTTCGTAGGTCGGCTGCACACAGCAGGACTGCATCTAAGTGGTGCTTGCTCCACAGAACAGAATATGTCGGGAATCGACTTAATTCGCCACATGCATCAGCATCGTCATTTACCCCACATCGGCGTTCTGGTCGTACCATCTTCGATTACAGAGAAGGATTTGATGATACTCACTGCAGCTCAGGGCGTGGAAAAGGGGCCGTCGATAATGCTCTCAAGAATATCTGCGCTAATCAACTGGTGGTGTTGCGAGAAACTTCCGGCGGAGTACGAATCTTTGATTAGGCTACAGTCTGCAACCGGGGCATCTGTGAAGGAAAAGGGAGTGGTCCACGTTGCATTGGTGGACGTTGGCTTCTCCGAAATATCAGTGGCAGTGATTGAGCTCAGAACGGCAAGCACCGAACAAGACCCTTTGGTTGTGAGGCAGCCTCAAAAACAGGTGTCGGTCAAAGTTCTAGGGAGCGCAACGGCGGGAGATATCGGTGTCTTGGAC GCTGTCAACGAGCTCGCCAAACACTTGAGACACCACATCAAAGAGAGGTTCCACGAAGAAATCAGAACAAAAACGGCCCGTTATTGGCGCATGAGTAAAGCG TGTATGAAGGCGATTCGTGCTCTTTGTGACGTAAACCAAGCGGCGATCGATTTGAAGTTCATCCTCAAAAACAGCGACGTGCGCTACGACATAACGCGGAAGCACTTTGACAAGCTGTGTGCGCCGCTGCAG GCCAAGCTCAGGGCATTCCTGGAGGAAACTTTCAGCAAAGCGGGAGTAGCCGGCACGAACGTCGTTGCTGCCGATGTCCTTAATTCCCTTGCGAGAAGTGCTTGGATCCATTCCACCATCGCCGAAGCAGTGCACTGTGAGGTTAaagcaggaaaagcagcgaaGGTTCGCTGGGTGGAGGACGGGGGAGCTGGAGCTGCTTTGGGAGCGGTGTACTGGGCGGCCGACAAGAAATATGTCGACAACTTAGTCGATAGGAACCCGCCGTACCGGACTGATAAGCTCCTC TGGATGACCGCAATGGAGACTGACATCCAGAAGGTCGAACAGGGCGAATTAGAAAGGAGGTACTTGCTTGCTCATTTCGAGTCGTACGCCTTTGAGATTCAGCAAGCAGCAATGACTGTCAAAGAAGGTCTAGTGCGGAACGCAGAGcaactgaagaaagaaataAAAGATGCGGAGACTGCCCTTGGTGCACTGCACCAGGCGCCACTAGAGGAAGTGAAGCATGCGTACGAGAATTTCCGTTCGTACTTAATGAACTCGGAACCGAGACTCTTTGAAGCAATCGAGAATGAAAGAGCCACCAGGATCGGCCAAGCTAAAGGAATTGATCCCAGAAGAACAATGGATATCGTTGTCTCTCAGCTCGGCCAAGAGAGCAACGCGAAGCTACCCAATGCGGTATTGCTGAAAcgagcaaagagagacaccgaagaagcATCTCAGTTACTCACCG ATGGCCAAACGGACTTGGCGGTGTATCTGGCTAATCAGAGTCTAGGATACCTTTCCAATATGGACGCAAAAACTGCGAGCGACGCAGACAAAACAGCAGCAATCGAGCTCCAGCTACACAACTATCTTCAGCTGGCCAAGGCACAGACAACAGAAGCCGTTGAAGATCGAGCGATCGATTACCGTTCTACACTGCTGACACAAGCACTTGATAATTGTAACAAAGCCCTGGCTATCGA CTCGAAGAATGCAGACGCTCTATTCCAACGAAGCGCCGCGTACATGTCCATGAACGACTTCAGTCGGGCAAAG GCGGATGTTGACGCAGGCCTTGCGATCGTACCGGGTAGTGAAACAGGCAAAGCG TTGTCCGCAGAAATAACCGAGCGGCAGCATTCTCACACAGCTTGA
- a CDS encoding hypothetical protein (encoded by transcript TGME49_202010) has protein sequence MSRAKLLFSQGDETNSEASHGQGRVFLSERSAMGDPRQPGALASGNTGHRATLRRPYCHVMLLCLLAGHAVISGAPRTQPPAGECQRFSLCGETDLFDWQQKRICRVPRFVERSSGGSPRCVNEPTPDSTEPALRSFLTGRACCTESLIPLSLAVRFPLLPTPFSPALFLGAQAELLPSAATHSSGTVVTSGEVPSQAVDASPRLRPGKNNSGSPGPRLSKHVQDSRAAENATQPETGAGDREPASEQEGYQSFAEGDPSPSEGRTDVHAEKSPSGKGEPQQRVNRLIVVDVYDAPASAASSYKAYGARPHVLRSSPSLRSGPELRAFNTTRDADFQKTVFEQLPSDGESRAHPFRGQQSPAGRRESLDVTHNADSGQGANVQLDKPRVDSSGSAAARTGRGPARASARPPSEAKITTALRAWPSSRDASEKSRSLDSRRATVGNGVPPRSLERAKLRASNRVKEAERGVVPHGRVPRSLTGAPSGLAGQQEQDEQRAAVLGRLEPKGDPNTPCEQASTALSTSETGMLPERANRKTGEAERSSATSEAKAGEATEPCTTELSSRPSSPSAAALGKVSGCSSEQLPGHPLKHSNSSGRHVHPNNASQRSQSAPPDRIVPGPASPGKTPRRRPSDRDGDGTPGGGRRLFRGWQHAFSRARLGGAFSLPEDPVANDWAPDNDPKRLGGAPLFDFSEQDLKRMGFETPMEQTPSPSQDADGNYRTLPSSMFLFAPGSRRGDPEAAASGQRDDEGKARGREDKPFGDLARNILANAARRGTDADEKNVNVTKAAGSPEESSRPPFPRLSSSEGGDQDALLFDDIMEAPTPTPSLLGRYLHLDNQALMDRSSQKSKKESSGV, from the exons ATGTCCAGGGCCAAGCTCCTTTTCTCACAGGGTGACGAAACCAACAGCGAAGCCTCGCATGGACAGGGACGGGTGTTTTTATCGGAGAGGTCGGCGATGGGTGACCCACGACAACCGGGGGCTCTGGCGTCGGGAAACACTGGGCACCGAGCCACTCTACGCCGGCCATACTGCCATGTGAtgctcctgtgtctcttggCGGGTCACGCCGTCATTTCTGGCGCGCCCCGGACACAGCCACCAGCGGGGGAGTGCCAGaggttctctctgtgtggagagacagatctTTTCGACTGGCAACAAAAGAGAATTTGTCGCGTTCCACGCTTTGTGGAGCGATCTTCTGGGGGTAGTCCTCGATGTGTGAACGAGCCGACGCCGGATTCTACGGAACCAGCGCTCCGGTCCTTCCTCACGGGACGCGCATGCTGTACGGAATCTCTCATCCCACTGTCTTTGGCGGTTCgtttccctctgcttcctaCCCCCTTCTCACCCGCCCTGTTTCTTGGTGCACAAGCGGagcttctcccttctgcaGCGACGCACAGCTCTGGGACGGTGGTCACCTCGGGGGAAGTGCCCAGCCAGGCGGTCGATGCGAGCCCCAGACTAAGGCCAGGAAAGAATAATTCTGGGAGTCCGGGTCCTCGCCTCTCCAAGCATGTCCAGGATAGCCGTGCTGCAGAAAACGCCACGCAGCCAGAAACTGGAGCGGGCGACCGAGAGCCGGCAAGCGAACAGGAAGGCTATCAAAGCTTCGCCGAAGGCGACCCCAGTCCGTCTGAAGGGCGAACGGATGTCCACGCTGAGAAGAGTCCTTCTGGCAAGGGTGAGCCGCAGCAGAGAGTGAACAGACTTATTGTGGTCGACGTGTACGACGCACCGGCTTCGGCAGCTTCCTCGTACAAGGCCTACGGAGCGCGTCCGCAcgtccttcgctcttcgccttcgctgcggtCGGGGCCAGAGCTGCGTGCTTTCAACACAACTCGAGATGCAGATTTCCAGAAAACCGTTTTCGAGCAACTCCCTTCAGACGGAGAAAGCCGTGCACATCCTTTCCGTGGACAGCAATCTCCTGCCGGTCGAAGAGAATCGCTCGACGTGACGCACAACGCAGATTCTGGACAGGGTGCGAACGTGCAACTGGATAAGCCACGCGTCGACTCCTCTGGCAGCGCGGCAGCCCGGACAGGACGAGGCCCAGCTCGAGCGTCTGCGCGACCGCCCTCCGAGGCTAAGATAACCACGGCGCTGCGCGCTTGGCCGAGTTCGCGAGACGCGTCTGAAAAGTCTCGCAGCTTAGATTCAAGGCGCGCAACCGTTGGCAACGGCGTCCCTCCTAGGTCTCTGGAGAGGGCGAAACTGAGAGCGTCGAATCGCGtgaaagaggcagagcgtGGCGTGGTGCCTCACGGTCGTGTTCCAAGGTCTCTTACTGGAGCACCCTCTGGTCTCGCGGGGCAACAGGAACAAGATGAGCAACGAGCCGCTGTTTTGGGTCGTCTGGAGCCAAAAGGGGATCCCAACACGCCTTGCGAGCAGGCGTCGACTGCTTTGTCCACGTCAGAAACCGGGATGCTGCCCGAGAGAGCGAATCGGAAAACAGGAGAGGCTGAACGTTCGAGTGCCACATCGGAAGCGAAAGCGGGCGAGGCCACAGAGCCATGTACAACGGAGCTGTCATCCCGgccgtcgtctccgtcgGCCGCCGCTCTAGGCAAGGTGTCAGGGTGTAGCTCAGAGCAACTGCCGGGGCATCCTTTAAAGCATTCCAATTCGTCGGGCAGACACGTGCATCCTAATAATGCCTCTCAAAGATCTCAGTCCGCGCCTCCAGATCGGATAGTTCCCGGACCTGCCAGCCCAGGAAAAACTCCGCGCAGAAGGCCCTCCGACCGGGACGGAGACGGCACGCCAGGAGGCGGCCGGCGACTCTTCAGAGGCTGGCAGCATGCGttctcgcgcgcgcgtctAGGAGGCGCGTTTTCGCTCCCAGAAGACCCCGTAGCAAACGACTGGGCGCCGGACAACGACCCAAAGCGTCTCGGTGGTGCACCACTCTTTGATTTTTCAGAACAGGACTTGAAGCGCATGGGTTTCGAGACGCCGATGGAGCAAACTCCATCGCCTTCTCAAGACGCTGACGGGAACTACAGAACTCTGCCGTCTTCCATGTTCCTCTTCGCGCCCGGCTCTCGTCGAGGCGACCCTGAGGCGGCAGCGTCGGGCCAGCGCGATGATGAAGGGAAAGCCCGCGGCAGGGAGGACAAACCCTTCGGGGACTTGGCGAGAAACATCCTTGCTAACGCGGCCCGGAGGGGCACCGACGCCGACGAGAAAAATGTGAATGTGACAAAGGCCGCTGGGTCGCCAGAAGAGTCTTCCCGCCCACCGTTTCCGCGCTTGTCGAGTTCGGAGGGCGGCGACCAAGACGCGCTTCTCTTTGACGACATCATGGAAGCCCCAACGCCGACTCCCAGTCTGCTTGGGAGGTACTTGCATCTCGACAACCAGGCGCTGATGGACAGGTCCTCTCAAAAGAGCAA GAAGGAATCCAGCGGCGTGTAG
- a CDS encoding hypothetical protein (encoded by transcript TGME49_201900), with product MWISLVVPLVSTECVHPWTTCFLSAHVKCHSFSFLSSPLSRECFSTRPAGKHRVADPFSPASVVFFLLNWNALHFLCTPGRPSLRGVPPAPPTPVSVAWTAVRRCLLFPSVFAKLSLLCLFSPSQSSAKQTEARTMAEGGSQRTRESPCEGSTESSSLPRGVGRQGKASADAQISHSGSSALMSPRGAKAFTGGDLRHLPLSFEFQQAARLKDTGLRGCPSVSGGVVSSPFLCQGSVALSDSRETREGKRSPSSTLGVEAEGTISADHMQTVEGKVDSGSQSRDMQQTALDTPMTNPHGQIGLGTFAFLEMETRRGHGESEASRKVAQMAKRCRRSSVLCCRCRESPTAQEAVSASNEGEDSDRKRSGDCEDARSDTERSLPSTVGKSRDCCSCCYCSCCQQADGKPEEAEGRHSEGEERDRQRPSLSTSNTWQPTSRRIICIDGPSRPETFERNLRQLSDEFPCIHQGLIISLLETAENNLSHARQLVQVVSDTTLSSSRGGSGAAARGLSSEGDLGKRGPGGSCSPGDKSFFSSTPDNTDWEQAPSWRPASRKRQMEREDVASRPRASSPRFCDLSSFLQTDSASAGGDAAPASSASLAAAPTVSRVPSGSLCAAPNASASCELRNCYARGSWASREAPSPPNPATAGAFGNSGAGLGVTVELWSVEWTQRMLRVIYSATSAEDAKAKLSALMQEQTEQLLNIHAGTLSVMPFHNGGERETGAVSRETTSGVDPVGAENGRLEEMEKKVELLQTDKLLLARAVKAQHERIQSLQAALSEKTTELERVQGEKRVLQQDVQKIKDAAAALLLGSSSLRAGSSCRDNNSPFDRPFPDVC from the exons ATGTGGATTTCCTTGGTAGTGCCGCTCGTTTCCACTGAATGTGTACATCCCTGGACGACTTGTTTTTTGTCTGCTCATGTGAAATGCcattctttctcgtttctttccagcCCACTCTCGCGTGAATGCTTCTCAACCCGCCCTGCTGGAAAACACCGCGTTGCAGACCCGTTCTCCCCCGcatccgtcgtcttctttttgctTAATTGGAATGCACTTCATTTTTTGTGCACTCCAGGACGCCCGTCTTTGCGAGGTGTACCACCAGCGCCTCCGACCCCGGTGTCTGTCGCTTGGACCGCAGTTCGGCGATGCTTGCTTTTCCCGAGTGTTTTCGCGaaactctctcttctctgtcttttttcacCGTCCCAGTCAAGCGCGAAACAAACCGAGGCCAGAACCATGGCCGAGGGGGGTTCTCAGAGGACGCGCGAGTCGCCCTGCGAGGGAAGTACTGAAAGCTCGAGTCTTCCACGTGGTGTCGGGAGGCAGGGAAAGGCGTCTGCAGATGCGCAGATCTCTCACTCTGGCAGCTCTGCGTTGATGAGTCCCAGAGGCGCGAAAGCGTTTACAGGGGGCGACTTGCGTCATCTCCCTTTGTCTTTCGAATTTCAGCAAGCGGCGCGGCTCAAAGATACGGGGCTGCGGGGTTGTCCGAGTGTGTCCGGGGGAGtagtttcttctccatttctttgCCAGGGAAGTGTGGCTTTGTCAGACTCTCGCGAAACTCGGGAGGGCAAGAGAAGTCCCTCGTCGACTCTCGGAGTCGAAGCGGAAGGCACGATTTCCGCAGACCACATGCAAACAGTAGAGGGAAAAGTGGACAGCGGTTCTCAGAGCCGCGACATGCAGCAGACAGCGCTTGACACGCCGATGACGAATCCCCATGGCCAGATTGGTTTGGGGACTTTTGCGTTTCTAGAAATGGAGACGAGGCGCGGTCACGGCGAGTCCGAGGCGAGCAGGAAAGTTGCTCAAATGGCCAAGAGATGCAGGCGGTCCTCTGTCCTCTGCTGTCGATGCCGCGAATCGCCGACAGCTCAGGAGGCTGTCTCTGCAAGCAACGAGGGGGAAGACAGCGACCGCAAACGGAGTGGAGACTGCGAAGACGCGCGGAGCGACACGGAAAGAAGTCTGCCTTCCACGGTAGGGAAAAGCCGGGACTGCTGCTCATGCTGTTACTGCTCGTGCTGCCAACAGGCAGATGGAAAAccggaggaagcagagggaagacaCTCAGAGGGGGAAGAACGCGACCGCCAACGACCTTCGCTGTCGACGTCAAACACGTGGCAACCGACGTCGAGGCGGATCATTTGCATCGACGGCCCAAGCAGACCTGAAACCTTTGAAAGAAATCTCCGGCAACTCTCCGACGAATTCCCCTGCATTCACCAAGGC CTCATTATTTCTTTGCTGGAAACGGCGGAGAACAACTTGTCGCATGCACGCCAGCTCGTCCAGGTCGTCAGCGACACAACGCTATCCTCGTCGCGTGGAGGTTCAGGTGCAGCGGCCCGAGGCCTTTCGAGTGAAGGCGACCTGGGCAAAAGAGGACCCGGCGGAAGTTGCTCTCCTGGGGACAAaagctttttctcttcgactcCGGACAACACAGACTGGGAACAGGCCCCTTCGTGGCGGCCAGCGAGtcggaagagacagatggagCGCGAAGACG tggcgaGTCGGCCGCGAGCTTCGTCGCCTCGTTTCTGCGACTTATCTTCGTTCCTCCAAACCGACAGTGCTTCCGCCGGCGGCGACGCGGCGCCGGCGTCTTCCGCCTCGCTCGCTGCTGCCCCCACCGTCTCACGTGTGCCTAGCGGGTCTCTTTGTGCGGCCCCGAACGCGAGCGCTTCCTGCGAGTTGCGAAACTGCTACGCCCGAGGAAGTTGGGCcagcagagaggcgccgtCTCCACCAAATCCTGCGACGGCTGGCGCCTTTGGAAACTCCGGCGCGGGTCTGGGGGTCACGGTCGAGCTGTGGTCTGTCGAGTGGACTCAGCGCATGCTGCGCGTGATCTACTCCGCCACGAGTGcggaagacgcgaaggcgaaacTTTCCGCTCTCATGCAGGAGCAGACAGAGCAACTCTTGAACATCCACGCGGGCACACTCTCCGTCATGCCCTTCCACAATggaggcgaacgcgagacCGGCGCAGTCAGTCGCGAGACCACTTCAGGGGTAGACCCCGTGGGCGCAGAGAACGGAA GGCtcgaggagatggagaagaaggtagAACTACTGCAAACTGACAAACTGCTTCTTGCGCGAGCGGTGAAGGCACAACACGAGCGGATTCAA AGTCTGCAAGCAGCGCTTTCCGAGAAGACAACCGAGCTGGAACGTgtgcagggagagaaacgagtgCTGCAGCAAGATGTGCAAAAAATCAAAGACGCAGCGGCAGCGCTGCTTCTCGGGAGTTCCTCTCTACGGGCGGGGAGTTCCTGTCGAGACAACAACAGCCCCTTCGATCGACC GTTTCCGGATGTCTGCTGA
- a CDS encoding hypothetical protein (encoded by transcript TGME49_201895), with protein sequence MEGAREISPKPKSASSMKQEATSNSSNRSSSTSSSASDDVHIRLKQKTRRVGGRQNQPRQNERAKEEEGESEAEETDDSNDTEGANTKRWRNAEKNGDPADKSSQVRNDLLDEMELHQEDTGIIRAATVPSYFLAEVRETKKMKKPKSAIVEVRPPHKFSSGQRLATVRSDFKMEQKKSHSSSCRELSAWLGIFFRKRKICKTR encoded by the coding sequence ATGGAGGGAGCTCGAGAGATATCCCCCAAACCCAAGTCAGCATCTTCAATGAAACAGGAAGCAACATCGAACAGCAGCAACCGTTCCTCTTCCACATCATCCTCTGCGTCAGATGATGTCCACATTCGCCTTAAACAGAAAACTCGGCGTGTCGGAGGAAGGCAGAATCAGCCCCGGCAGAACGAacgcgcgaaagaagaagaaggagaaagcgaggcagaggaaactGACGATAGTAATGACACAGAGGGTGCAAACACTAAACGATGGAGGAACGCGGAAAAGAACGGCGATCCGGCGGATAAGAGTAGCCAAGTTCGGAACGACTTGCTCGATGAGATGGAGTTGCAtcaagaagacacaggaatAATACGGGCAGCAACTGTGCCGTCCTATTTCCTGGCAGAGGTccgagagacaaaaaaaatGAAGAAACCGAAGTCAGCGATCGTCGAAGTCCGCCCTCCTCACAAATTCTCATCGGGTCAGCGCCTCGCCACAGTAAGGTCAGATTTTAAGATGGAACAAAAAAAGAGCCACTCTTCCAGTTGCCGTGAATTGAGCGCTTGGCTCGGTATTTTCTTTCGAAAGCGCAAGATCTGTAAAACTCGGTAA
- a CDS encoding MORN repeat-containing protein (encoded by transcript TGME49_201890) encodes MPVFFTSVSGDGAPPTLWQFFCRVAPLQNAGAIYAGCWKGNQRWGVGRQVWKDGTVYEGEWRDNLPHGRGRFVLANGDEYIGEWKEGLASGVGIFQSHTGITYEGTWLKHSQQGYGVETLDTGDTIYMGEFKNGAKEGRGCLRWNSGASYEGQWSANKCSGFGCYVDASGNAAYRGDWRRGEMDGFGIYSWSSGRSYEGQYRKDEKSVAPHHALISLAPCMEFFIFEKSFGRLF; translated from the exons ATGCCAGTTTTCTTCACGTCTGTCTCAGGCGACGGTGCGCCCCCTACCCTGTGGCAATTTTTTTGTCGTGTTGCCCCGCTTCAAAATGCAGGTGCGATTTACGCAGGCTGTTGGAAAGGAAACCAACGATGGGGAGTTGGACGCCAAGTGTGGAAGGACGGTACCGTCTACGAGGGAGAGTGGAGGGACAACTTGCCTCATGGGAGAGGTCGCTTCGTTCTCGCTAACGGGGACGAATACATCGGCGAATGGAAGGAAGGGCTCGCGTCTGGGGTGGGCATTTTTCAATCTCACACTGGAATAACGTATGAGGGAACGTGGCTCAAGCATTCGCAG CAAGGCTACGGAGTTGAGACATTGGACACCGGAGACACGATTTACATGGGGGAGTTCAAGAATGGAGCCAAAGAAGGACGCGGCTGTCTAAGATGGAATTCTGGTGCTTCTTATGAGGGCCAGTGGAGCGCAAACAAATGCAGTGGCTTTGGCTGCTATGTTGACGCCTCCGGGAACGCCGCGTACCGTGGcgactggagaagaggagagatggATGGGTTTGGAATTTATTCGTGGTCCAGTGGACGGAGCTACGAAGGACAATACAGGAAGGATGAAAAG TCCGTTGCTCCGCATCACGCTCTGATTTCCCTGGCCCCCTGCATGGAATTCTTCATCTTCGAGAAGTCGTTCGGAAGGCTTTTTTGA
- a CDS encoding hypothetical protein (encoded by transcript TGME49_201880), with protein MHFSGVFLRTSRVFLASESSAAGSKVAKSLPGIRFGNPWRDDYPEWIWKSLRVSRKDKDMFAPFFKLLNATKLYEYCLKDNRRYCMFVMGVGLVSSWMWSEWWNSVWRRINKGKLYNDVPYVYPEEDE; from the exons ATGCATTTCTCTGGAGTTTTTCTTCGGACCTCCCGGGTCTTTCTTGCCTCGGAAAGCTCGGCTGCGGGCTCGAAGGTGGCGAAGAGCTTGCCCGGCATTCGGTTTGGTAACCCCTGGCGCGACGACTACCCAGAGTGGATCTGGAAGAGCCTGCGTGTTagcagaaaagacaaagacatGTTCGCCCCATTTTTCAAGCTCTTGAATGCAACCAA GCTTTACGAATATTGCCTCAAGGACAACCGCCGCTACTGCATGTTCGTTATGGGTGTCGGACTCGTCAGCTCGTGGATGTGGAGCGAATGGTGGAACTCCGTGTGGCGCCGCATTAACAAAGGG AAACTCTACAATGATGTCCCGTACGTCTATCCGGAGGAGGATGAGTAA